Proteins encoded by one window of Orbaceae bacterium BiB:
- a CDS encoding phage major tail tube protein, whose protein sequence is MHANILFNVYKDGYRKAGVAQVDLPSLNAITAELKGAGIAGALDLPIKGLFQAFGVTLNFRTITSDYASLLTPEAQHIELWSAVQDPDSATGALNAKQHKFILRCVPKNQTVGKLSVGEAQDRTLEFELTYYREIYDGNDVIEIDKLNNIYRIAGVDQNSDIREAIGDI, encoded by the coding sequence ATGCACGCTAATATTCTTTTTAATGTTTACAAAGATGGCTACCGAAAAGCCGGTGTTGCACAAGTTGACTTGCCATCATTAAATGCAATAACAGCAGAGTTGAAAGGGGCTGGAATTGCTGGCGCTCTTGATTTACCGATTAAAGGTTTATTTCAAGCGTTTGGTGTCACACTAAACTTTAGAACAATCACGTCCGATTATGCCAGTTTACTCACACCTGAAGCGCAGCATATTGAACTTTGGTCAGCGGTTCAAGACCCTGATTCAGCAACTGGTGCACTTAATGCAAAGCAACATAAATTCATTTTAAGATGTGTACCCAAAAACCAGACCGTTGGTAAGCTTTCAGTTGGTGAGGCACAAGATCGCACGCTAGAGTTTGAATTAACCTATTACCGTGAAATTTATGACGGTAATGATGTGATTGAAATTGATAAATTAAATAACATTTACAGAATCGCGGGTGTCGATCAAAACAGTGATATTCGTGAGGCAATTGGAGATATCTAA
- a CDS encoding major capsid protein: MTVNIYDPRMLVAAINQVHAPRRFLIETFFRTNRPFDTENVDIDLRKGNRQVAAFVNPLEGGLLVENAGYETVSVKPGYTKEFMPTRPKDAMKRSFGEDYSKPLTPAQREQRALGENLIELDMRVNRLEEYMAAQALVNGKIFVKGKKMDHQVDFGYEVGKQKIILSGSSCWDQTGSDPMKDLETWSDSVSERCGLVPDMIILGKKAAWALLDNEKVQKRLDIRNYAVGQIDIQSTTELKKKGITYHGMLAPSYIPIYSYSEKVLNPLTNKVEPLIPDDAVILGSTEAGCEMLYGLIQNEYALTSLPRFPHSWIEQDGSARYVQLESAPLASLVNVDAFVSARVIS, translated from the coding sequence ATGACTGTAAATATTTATGATCCCCGTATGTTAGTTGCCGCAATTAACCAGGTTCATGCCCCTCGCCGTTTCTTAATTGAAACTTTTTTTAGAACTAATCGTCCTTTTGATACTGAAAACGTTGATATTGATCTTCGTAAAGGTAATCGTCAAGTGGCTGCGTTTGTCAATCCGCTTGAAGGAGGACTTTTAGTTGAAAATGCGGGTTATGAAACGGTATCGGTAAAACCTGGCTACACTAAAGAGTTTATGCCAACACGTCCTAAAGATGCAATGAAACGAAGCTTTGGTGAAGATTATTCTAAACCTCTAACACCAGCACAGCGAGAGCAACGCGCATTGGGTGAAAATTTAATAGAACTTGATATGCGAGTTAACCGACTTGAAGAGTATATGGCTGCTCAAGCCTTGGTTAATGGTAAGATTTTTGTCAAAGGCAAAAAAATGGATCACCAAGTTGATTTTGGTTATGAAGTTGGTAAACAAAAGATTATCTTATCAGGTAGTTCGTGTTGGGACCAGACAGGTAGCGACCCGATGAAAGACTTAGAAACTTGGTCGGATAGCGTCTCTGAGCGCTGTGGCCTTGTACCAGATATGATTATCTTAGGTAAAAAAGCAGCTTGGGCTCTGCTTGATAATGAAAAAGTGCAAAAGCGACTGGATATCCGAAATTATGCGGTTGGTCAAATTGATATTCAAAGTACGACTGAACTGAAGAAAAAAGGGATCACTTATCACGGCATGCTTGCTCCGTCATATATCCCTATTTACTCTTACAGTGAAAAAGTGCTTAATCCGTTAACTAATAAAGTTGAGCCACTCATTCCTGATGATGCTGTGATTCTTGGGAGTACGGAAGCTGGTTGTGAAATGCTTTATGGGCTTATTCAAAATGAATATGCACTAACGTCTTTACCGCGTTTCCCTCATTCATGGATTGAGCAAGACGGTTCCGCTCGTTATGTCCAATTGGAATCAGCTCCCCTTGCAAGCTTAGTTAATGTTGATGCCTTTGTAAGCGCCCGCGTCATTTCTTAA
- a CDS encoding S49 family peptidase, which translates to MKKDCNRILNAIKQTPWAITPSALESIISIASRSYSDPNIAATIQQQRETQSIIEADTPLVAVINIFGPIFTRADLFSEISGACSISSLKSQIDAALNDDGIGGIVLNIDSPGGAVTGTHELANYIRESSKPIVSYVSGMACSAAYWLASATRYIYADKTALLGSVGVVAMWTDDSEAKKKQGLTDYEIVSSQSPKKRENPTTDEGRASLQKTIDGLADVFVSDVAVNRGVSVEHVLADFGQGGVFLANEAINKKMADEVSSLDCVINNFNFTGEFEMQQKNKNASTEEIDKDKQQQQSTDDELGKDIPKKPEEGNDIESDDNSDDEPSADEDETESDKEEDAKTHQALNRFAKSNPNMYGAIMRRGIRRERDRIAGIDELDIKGHNDLIKKAKYGKPLSVAKTALEATRAEKKLRSKFNEDYAIDGNFHIDRSSTNGNSQVALEQSALDEMAKGAKAALGEK; encoded by the coding sequence GTGAAGAAAGATTGTAATCGTATTTTAAATGCTATTAAGCAGACACCATGGGCAATTACACCCTCAGCCCTTGAAAGTATTATCTCCATTGCCAGTCGTAGTTATTCTGACCCGAATATTGCAGCAACCATTCAGCAACAAAGAGAGACCCAATCCATTATTGAGGCTGATACGCCACTGGTTGCTGTAATAAATATTTTTGGTCCTATTTTTACGCGTGCTGATTTATTTTCTGAAATCAGTGGAGCTTGTTCAATCAGTAGCTTGAAAAGCCAAATTGATGCCGCTTTAAACGATGATGGAATAGGTGGCATTGTTTTAAATATTGACTCACCTGGTGGGGCAGTAACGGGCACACATGAGTTAGCCAATTACATAAGGGAATCAAGTAAACCTATTGTGTCTTATGTTTCGGGTATGGCTTGCTCTGCTGCTTATTGGCTTGCGTCGGCTACTCGCTATATCTATGCCGATAAAACGGCATTACTGGGTAGCGTTGGTGTTGTGGCGATGTGGACGGATGATAGTGAGGCCAAGAAAAAACAAGGGTTAACTGATTATGAAATTGTTTCTTCTCAGTCACCTAAAAAACGAGAAAACCCGACTACTGATGAGGGAAGAGCATCACTACAAAAAACAATTGATGGACTTGCTGATGTTTTTGTTAGCGATGTTGCGGTAAATCGAGGGGTTTCGGTTGAGCATGTTCTTGCTGATTTTGGTCAAGGCGGTGTATTTCTTGCTAATGAAGCTATTAATAAAAAGATGGCTGATGAGGTTAGCAGTCTTGATTGTGTTATCAATAATTTTAATTTTACTGGAGAGTTTGAAATGCAACAAAAAAATAAAAATGCTTCAACTGAAGAGATTGATAAAGATAAGCAGCAACAGCAATCTACAGATGATGAATTGGGTAAGGATATCCCGAAAAAGCCCGAAGAGGGCAATGACATTGAATCGGATGATAACTCAGATGATGAGCCATCTGCGGATGAAGATGAAACAGAGTCTGATAAAGAGGAAGATGCAAAAACGCATCAGGCTTTAAATCGTTTTGCTAAATCAAATCCGAATATGTATGGTGCCATCATGCGCCGAGGTATTCGCCGAGAACGAGATCGGATAGCGGGTATTGATGAACTTGACATTAAGGGCCATAACGATCTCATCAAAAAAGCGAAGTATGGTAAACCGTTATCCGTTGCCAAAACAGCACTGGAAGCAACAAGAGCAGAAAAAAAACTGCGATCTAAATTTAATGAAGATTATGCAATTGATGGCAATTTTCATATAGATCGCTCATCAACAAATGGTAATAGTCAAGTGGCCTTAGAGCAATCTGCATTAGATGAGATGGCAAAAGGTGCAAAAGCTGCATTGGGAGAAAAGTAA
- a CDS encoding phage portal protein: MRFIEKCIGVFSPEAAFKRTLAVEKTKMLSQQMGIIRGGQTYTGASNKRSLKDWFTHDLDANSSILTDLPLLRSRSQDLYNNSPAAAGAIKNIKTNVIGVGLLMRSVPDSEYIGLSDDESQAWSDIVEREFEMWSDNALFCDYNGQQSFKEMQRLIILSQQISGDVFVLMPWVNNKNSIYDLKLKIVDAARVCNPNDAPDNKQIAGGVEYDDYGRPIAIHIRTPHPGNQLDFSVAKWDRIEIWGKESGRRNVLHIMEHERIDQARGVPALTPVIETVKQISKYSEAEINAAVINAVLSVFIERSNDDSAPGGSNYEEDDDSPKPWEESEQSLGSGTLIDLAPGEKANMVSAVRPSSQFDPFFLATMKQIGMALEIPFEVLIKHFSSSYSAARAALLEANKMYREKRSFFVDKFCKPVFEEFLTEAIIKGRVNAPGFLSDLAIRSAYLKTAWTGPAPGQLDPIKEYEASNKACEYGFSHRSKETAELNGLDFEDVIKAQAREKHLMKKHGVELQTSIYQPIADDKSTNSDDDNNKEIN; the protein is encoded by the coding sequence ATGCGATTTATAGAAAAGTGCATTGGCGTATTCTCTCCTGAAGCTGCGTTTAAACGCACATTGGCGGTTGAAAAAACTAAAATGCTTTCTCAGCAAATGGGCATTATTCGAGGTGGACAAACGTATACTGGGGCTTCTAATAAGCGTTCATTAAAAGACTGGTTTACTCATGATCTTGATGCCAATAGTTCTATTCTAACTGACTTGCCATTATTAAGATCACGCAGCCAAGATTTATATAACAATTCTCCTGCAGCTGCCGGAGCTATTAAAAATATCAAGACTAATGTCATTGGTGTTGGACTTTTAATGCGCTCAGTTCCTGATAGTGAATACATTGGACTGAGTGATGATGAATCACAAGCTTGGTCAGATATTGTCGAGCGTGAGTTTGAAATGTGGTCTGATAATGCGCTTTTTTGTGACTATAACGGGCAACAAAGCTTTAAAGAGATGCAAAGGCTTATCATTTTATCTCAGCAAATATCGGGTGATGTGTTTGTTTTAATGCCCTGGGTAAATAATAAAAACTCAATTTATGATTTAAAGCTAAAAATTGTTGATGCGGCTAGGGTGTGTAATCCGAATGATGCGCCAGACAACAAACAAATTGCAGGAGGCGTTGAATATGATGATTATGGACGTCCAATTGCTATTCATATTAGAACGCCACACCCAGGCAATCAATTAGATTTTAGTGTTGCAAAGTGGGATAGGATTGAAATATGGGGAAAAGAATCTGGTCGACGTAATGTCCTTCACATTATGGAGCATGAGCGAATTGATCAAGCGAGAGGCGTTCCGGCTTTAACGCCAGTTATAGAGACTGTTAAACAAATATCGAAATATTCAGAAGCTGAAATTAATGCTGCGGTGATAAATGCAGTTCTTTCAGTCTTCATTGAAAGAAGTAATGATGACAGTGCGCCTGGTGGTTCAAATTATGAAGAAGATGATGATTCACCAAAACCATGGGAGGAATCAGAGCAGTCTCTTGGATCTGGGACTCTTATTGATTTAGCTCCTGGAGAAAAAGCAAACATGGTCTCGGCTGTTCGCCCATCGAGTCAATTTGATCCATTCTTTTTGGCCACAATGAAACAAATCGGAATGGCACTTGAAATTCCGTTTGAAGTTTTGATTAAACACTTTAGTTCGAGCTATAGCGCAGCGAGAGCAGCACTGCTTGAAGCAAATAAAATGTACCGAGAAAAACGGTCATTTTTTGTTGATAAATTTTGTAAGCCTGTGTTTGAAGAATTTTTAACAGAAGCGATTATTAAAGGTCGTGTTAATGCACCGGGTTTTCTTAGTGATTTAGCTATTCGCTCTGCTTATTTAAAAACAGCGTGGACAGGTCCTGCTCCAGGTCAACTCGACCCGATAAAAGAATATGAAGCATCAAATAAAGCTTGTGAATATGGATTTTCTCATCGAAGTAAAGAAACCGCTGAACTTAATGGACTTGATTTTGAAGATGTGATTAAAGCACAAGCCAGAGAAAAACACTTAATGAAAAAACACGGTGTAGAGCTACAAACCTCTATTTATCAACCGATAGCCGATGATAAATCGACTAATTCAGATGACGATAACAATAAGGAGATAAATTAA
- a CDS encoding phage tail protein → MLSISIDVDDASVKSLMNELGDKAARIMADSQNRAIAGVRTDGTKLIKSESGIERKVIFKSFTLIKASAKSDNPTAKVIVSGRPVGLIKYPHKPKRIMAGKTRSGVKINVAGKDVHFKHGFVAKMPNGHIGIFERVRGVKTKGGKEKLSEFFGPSVPQLAGRGAIEEKIIKQAQERFINRFNQQANRYLKSKGAK, encoded by the coding sequence ATGTTATCAATTTCAATTGATGTTGATGATGCCAGCGTTAAATCATTAATGAACGAACTGGGTGATAAAGCCGCTCGTATTATGGCCGATAGTCAAAATCGAGCAATAGCTGGTGTTCGAACTGATGGAACAAAACTGATTAAGTCAGAATCAGGCATCGAACGTAAAGTTATTTTTAAATCATTCACGTTAATTAAAGCCAGTGCTAAAAGCGATAATCCAACAGCCAAAGTGATTGTTTCCGGCCGTCCTGTTGGTCTTATTAAATATCCGCATAAACCCAAACGGATCATGGCAGGAAAAACTCGCAGTGGCGTAAAAATTAATGTTGCGGGTAAGGATGTCCATTTCAAACACGGCTTTGTTGCTAAAATGCCAAATGGTCATATCGGTATATTCGAGCGAGTGAGAGGCGTTAAAACAAAAGGAGGTAAAGAAAAATTAAGTGAGTTTTTCGGACCTTCTGTACCTCAGCTTGCGGGGCGTGGAGCTATCGAGGAAAAGATCATAAAGCAAGCACAAGAACGATTTATTAATCGATTTAATCAGCAAGCTAATCGTTATTTAAAATCAAAGGGAGCTAAATAA
- a CDS encoding DUF6148 family protein has product MSVDFSQMTPKARAKYLINEYTNAEIAVLSGAQSYTISGKSLTRANLVDIRNGRKYWEAELARLNGKSARRFRQLRVRDY; this is encoded by the coding sequence ATGTCTGTTGATTTTTCTCAAATGACACCTAAAGCGCGTGCTAAATATTTAATTAATGAATATACAAACGCTGAGATTGCAGTATTAAGTGGTGCACAGTCTTATACCATTTCAGGTAAATCATTAACACGTGCAAACTTGGTTGATATTCGTAATGGCCGAAAATATTGGGAAGCTGAACTCGCTCGGTTGAATGGTAAATCAGCGAGGCGTTTTAGACAACTTAGAGTGAGGGATTATTAA
- a CDS encoding head decoration protein translates to MIKIGEYKPDNLIAGTMHISTEQVVLSKGQIYPIGSVIALKNDGLGTLVNSGSDDAKTLYGILAEEVDATDDDVGAVIILSGEVNQNALVFGGTDTYETHKQKARELGIYFLDSVQLITE, encoded by the coding sequence ATGATAAAAATTGGTGAATATAAGCCCGATAATTTAATCGCAGGTACGATGCACATTAGTACTGAACAAGTGGTTTTATCCAAGGGGCAAATTTATCCTATTGGATCGGTAATTGCATTAAAAAACGATGGACTCGGTACACTCGTTAATAGTGGTAGTGATGATGCCAAAACACTTTATGGCATTTTAGCTGAAGAAGTTGATGCAACAGATGATGATGTTGGTGCTGTTATCATCTTAAGTGGTGAAGTTAATCAAAATGCATTAGTTTTTGGTGGCACAGACACTTATGAAACGCACAAACAAAAAGCACGTGAACTGGGAATTTATTTCCTTGATTCCGTTCAGTTAATAACCGAATAA
- a CDS encoding phage terminase large subunit family protein has product MSNELLTLNNRSLINGFCATFQPIPTLTVSEWAAKYRVLPKSGSSSPGPWRNERTPFLVEIMDTLSPSYPCREVVFAKGSQIGASEAGLNWIMYQIDVSPGPMLAVQPTNKAVERWSKQRVGPSLKQCDRIVNKVVWGDGNTIYQKEYIGGTLILTGANSPADLAAMPMANIYFDEVDRYPAEAGDEGDPIGLALRRMATFSRGKAFYSSTPTILGVSKVWILFLESDQRYYYVPCPECNEYQTIDFDRLSWPKGQPEKVGLICAHCGSLIFERSKTKMLANGYWQSHNPGHYRVGFHLSSLYSPVGWLSWTEIARTFEEISDNPDLQKVFTNTILGLPYEESGEQIAAEYLQRRRETYEADIPDGVFYLTLIVDVQQDWLAYEVQGWGIDEENWGIEYGVFKGDLSQLVSRNESNPSPWEQVDHLRKSVYRRKDGSEVRIAITLIDSGGLWTDEVYTFTKPRNKFRVYAIKGASKFDRPFLSKPTKNTKNKCWLYVLGVSQGKMTIQQRLKKESPGAGYCHFPDDEGRGYTAEYYADLTCEKLILKQEKRKIIKAWVKPDGANNEPFDIRVYGLAAIRILNPNWSRLAKRSQFIKRASTLNDSNITEVKPVKKQKTIPKRRSGIVLNE; this is encoded by the coding sequence ATGAGTAATGAATTATTAACATTAAATAACCGATCTTTAATCAATGGTTTTTGTGCAACGTTTCAACCCATACCAACACTGACTGTTAGTGAATGGGCTGCTAAGTATAGGGTATTACCTAAGTCTGGAAGTAGTTCACCGGGACCGTGGCGTAATGAACGCACCCCTTTTTTAGTTGAAATAATGGACACATTATCGCCATCTTATCCTTGTCGAGAAGTTGTTTTTGCTAAAGGTTCGCAAATTGGCGCATCAGAAGCTGGCCTTAATTGGATCATGTATCAAATTGATGTTTCACCGGGTCCGATGTTAGCGGTTCAGCCAACAAATAAAGCCGTTGAAAGGTGGAGTAAACAGCGAGTTGGTCCTTCACTTAAGCAGTGTGATCGAATAGTTAATAAAGTGGTGTGGGGTGATGGTAATACCATTTACCAGAAAGAGTACATTGGTGGCACGTTAATATTAACAGGAGCCAATAGCCCTGCCGATCTTGCCGCCATGCCAATGGCTAATATTTACTTCGATGAAGTCGATAGATATCCAGCTGAAGCAGGTGATGAAGGTGATCCGATTGGTCTTGCTTTAAGACGTATGGCAACATTCTCAAGAGGAAAAGCATTTTATTCTTCAACACCAACCATACTTGGTGTCTCTAAAGTTTGGATTTTATTTTTAGAGAGCGATCAGCGTTATTACTATGTTCCATGTCCTGAATGTAATGAATATCAAACAATTGATTTTGATCGCTTATCGTGGCCAAAAGGTCAGCCTGAAAAAGTCGGTCTTATTTGCGCCCATTGTGGGAGTCTTATTTTTGAGCGCAGTAAAACAAAGATGCTTGCAAATGGTTATTGGCAATCTCATAACCCAGGTCATTATCGAGTCGGTTTTCATTTATCGTCGTTATACTCACCAGTGGGTTGGTTATCGTGGACAGAGATTGCCAGAACGTTTGAGGAAATATCGGATAATCCTGACCTGCAAAAAGTGTTTACTAATACAATTCTAGGGCTTCCTTATGAAGAGAGCGGAGAGCAAATTGCTGCTGAATATTTGCAACGCCGGCGTGAAACTTATGAAGCCGATATTCCTGACGGTGTTTTCTATTTAACGTTAATTGTTGACGTACAGCAGGATTGGCTTGCTTATGAAGTACAAGGTTGGGGGATTGATGAAGAAAACTGGGGGATTGAGTACGGTGTATTTAAAGGTGATTTATCTCAGCTTGTTAGTCGTAATGAAAGTAATCCATCCCCATGGGAGCAGGTTGATCATTTAAGAAAGTCAGTATATAGGCGTAAAGATGGTAGTGAGGTTCGCATTGCCATTACGTTAATTGACTCGGGTGGTTTATGGACAGATGAAGTCTATACCTTTACAAAACCTCGTAATAAATTCCGAGTTTATGCAATTAAAGGCGCATCCAAATTTGACCGTCCGTTTTTATCCAAACCTACAAAAAACACGAAAAACAAATGTTGGCTATATGTGCTAGGTGTGAGTCAGGGGAAAATGACTATTCAGCAGCGATTGAAAAAAGAATCACCGGGTGCTGGTTATTGTCACTTTCCTGATGATGAGGGACGCGGATATACCGCTGAGTATTATGCAGATTTAACGTGCGAAAAGCTGATCTTAAAACAAGAAAAACGAAAAATCATCAAAGCATGGGTAAAGCCTGATGGTGCAAATAATGAACCTTTTGATATTCGAGTTTATGGGCTTGCAGCTATTCGTATTTTAAATCCAAACTGGTCAAGACTTGCAAAACGTTCTCAATTTATTAAACGAGCATCGACCTTAAATGATTCAAACATAACAGAAGTTAAACCAGTTAAAAAACAAAAAACTATTCCTAAAAGGCGTTCAGGAATAGTACTTAATGAATAA
- a CDS encoding phage tail assembly protein produces the protein MTKKAIYTLKKPVTIDGQNYTEVDLSDLDKLTGEDILAIEQEMQSDGYVIAGMAELSKAYLLYIAARAAKINVQILKKFPISDISKITAMAQTFLLRA, from the coding sequence ATGACTAAAAAAGCAATTTATACCCTAAAAAAACCGGTTACGATTGACGGTCAAAATTATACTGAAGTTGATTTAAGTGATCTGGATAAATTAACCGGAGAGGATATTTTAGCTATTGAGCAAGAAATGCAATCAGATGGCTATGTCATTGCTGGCATGGCTGAACTCAGTAAGGCTTATTTGCTGTATATTGCAGCCAGAGCCGCTAAAATAAATGTTCAAATTTTAAAAAAATTCCCGATTAGTGATATTTCTAAAATTACAGCCATGGCTCAAACTTTTTTGCTACGAGCGTAA